One genomic region from bacterium encodes:
- a CDS encoding DNA alkylation repair protein, translated as MQDIIRRIRAELEQAANEETRRSGERFFREAVRLHGVKSALVERIAKEHYQEIRHLSKSEIWPLCEALWQEGHLEETFIACNWSYALHKTYEPEDFALFTRWVERYVNNWASCDTLCNHTIGTFIERFPEYLGQLKHWAGSANLWMRRAAAVSLIIPARRGKFLADIFTIADLLLLDKEDLVQKGYGWMLKAASQAHQPEVFQFVLDRRAVMPRTALRYAIEKMPQELRRKAMARSL; from the coding sequence GTGCAGGATATCATCCGGCGCATCCGCGCCGAGCTGGAACAGGCTGCCAACGAGGAGACCCGGCGCAGCGGTGAACGGTTTTTCAGGGAGGCCGTGCGGCTCCATGGTGTCAAATCCGCCCTGGTGGAACGGATCGCCAAAGAACACTATCAGGAAATCCGGCATCTGAGCAAGAGCGAGATCTGGCCGCTCTGCGAGGCACTCTGGCAGGAAGGTCACCTCGAAGAGACCTTCATCGCCTGCAACTGGTCTTATGCCTTGCATAAAACCTATGAGCCCGAGGATTTTGCCCTATTTACGCGCTGGGTGGAGCGCTATGTTAATAATTGGGCCTCGTGCGATACCCTGTGCAATCATACCATCGGCACCTTCATCGAACGCTTTCCAGAATATCTGGGGCAGCTGAAACACTGGGCGGGCTCTGCCAACCTGTGGATGCGCCGCGCTGCAGCGGTGTCGCTGATCATTCCCGCGCGGCGGGGAAAATTTCTCGCAGATATTTTTACGATCGCCGACCTGCTGCTGCTCGACAAGGAGGATCTGGTGCAGAAGGGTTACGGCTGGATGCTCAAGGCCGCCAGCCAGGCTCATCAACCGGAGGTTTTTCAATTCGTCCTTGATCGCCGGGCGGTCATGCCGCGAACCGCTCTGCGCTATGCCATCGAAAAAATGCCACAGGAGCTGCGGCGAAAGGCCATGGCCCGGTCGCTTTAG
- a CDS encoding glycosyltransferase family 39 protein: MEQLECWRRKRGFTFGRFDPDYLRSTSLMIALDGEGTVQGFVNITPSYKKDESTSNLMRRRAKAPHGLMDYLFVHFFLPAANTGYYRCAIERKSTMQEEKVSGAASRFAWAAVAAIALGKLALNMAFAGRYGYFRDELYYIACSRHLAWGYVDQPPLCAGILALTRALLGDSLYAIRFPAALAGAAIVVLVGLMVHKLGGGRFAQILAVLAAALSPVVLGNAGRYFSMNSFDLLFWTLASYITLVILLENRPRWWLWFGLTAGLGLLNKYSMGFYIAGLTAGLLLTPQRKHLQSRFFWLGALLAFLLFLPHLLWQVSHDFPSLEFMRRAAGEKNVRLTLAEFFSGQLMQTGLGQSLLWVGGVAFFFFTRKLKSLRPFGWCYLAVFAIMLLTHAKVYYLTPIYGLYIAAGALGFSVISATGRWRLLRPALVFVLIALSLAAMPFAIPVLKVEDFIAYSTRLGMTPKPEEHSTLAELPQYYADMFGWEEMIAQVAGIYNRLSPEEKRDCVIYVRNYGEAGAIDFFGKKYGLPPTLCGHNSYWYWKPDTVTFAVAIVFGAARSLEANLTDLQGPGRFEQAELAATTCSHYAMPYENNRQIFLCRRPHFTFEQIWPREKNFI, encoded by the coding sequence TTGGAGCAGTTGGAGTGCTGGCGGCGCAAGCGGGGATTCACATTTGGGCGTTTCGACCCGGATTATCTCCGTTCCACCTCACTGATGATCGCTCTCGACGGCGAAGGCACCGTGCAAGGATTTGTCAACATCACTCCTTCTTACAAAAAAGATGAATCCACCAGCAATCTGATGCGCCGGCGGGCAAAAGCCCCACATGGTCTGATGGATTATCTGTTCGTCCATTTTTTCCTGCCGGCGGCCAACACCGGATACTACCGGTGCGCTATAGAGAGGAAAAGCACCATGCAAGAAGAAAAGGTATCAGGCGCCGCCAGCCGTTTTGCTTGGGCTGCCGTTGCCGCCATCGCCCTCGGCAAACTGGCGCTCAATATGGCCTTCGCCGGTCGCTACGGCTATTTCCGTGATGAGCTCTACTATATCGCCTGCAGCCGGCACCTCGCCTGGGGCTACGTGGATCAACCGCCTCTTTGCGCCGGGATTCTCGCTCTGACCCGGGCGCTGCTGGGAGATTCCCTCTATGCCATCCGTTTCCCGGCGGCGCTGGCCGGCGCTGCGATCGTGGTGCTGGTGGGCCTGATGGTTCACAAGCTCGGCGGCGGTCGTTTCGCGCAAATTCTCGCTGTTCTCGCGGCGGCGCTCTCGCCGGTCGTGCTCGGCAACGCCGGGCGCTACTTTTCGATGAACTCCTTTGACCTGCTTTTCTGGACGCTCGCGTCCTACATCACCCTGGTGATCCTCCTCGAGAATCGGCCGCGCTGGTGGCTCTGGTTTGGTCTCACGGCCGGACTGGGACTGCTGAATAAATACTCCATGGGGTTTTATATAGCCGGGCTGACCGCAGGGCTGCTGCTCACCCCGCAACGCAAACACCTGCAGTCGCGTTTTTTCTGGCTGGGAGCCCTCCTTGCTTTTCTCCTCTTTTTGCCGCATCTATTGTGGCAGGTGAGCCATGATTTTCCCTCTCTGGAGTTCATGCGCCGCGCGGCTGGCGAAAAGAATGTCCGTCTGACTTTAGCCGAGTTCTTCTCCGGCCAACTCATGCAGACCGGCTTGGGTCAATCCCTGCTCTGGGTGGGAGGAGTGGCCTTTTTCTTTTTCACTCGCAAACTCAAATCCCTGCGTCCCTTCGGCTGGTGTTACCTGGCCGTTTTCGCGATTATGCTGCTGACCCATGCCAAGGTTTACTATCTCACCCCCATTTATGGGCTCTATATCGCCGCCGGGGCCTTGGGTTTCAGCGTAATTTCAGCCACCGGCCGGTGGCGGCTGCTGCGTCCGGCGCTGGTTTTCGTGCTGATCGCGCTCAGTCTGGCCGCCATGCCCTTTGCCATTCCGGTCCTTAAGGTGGAAGATTTTATCGCCTACAGTACGAGGTTGGGCATGACGCCCAAACCCGAAGAGCACAGTACGCTGGCGGAGCTGCCGCAATACTATGCGGATATGTTCGGTTGGGAGGAGATGATCGCCCAGGTGGCGGGAATATACAACCGGCTGAGCCCTGAAGAAAAGCGGGACTGCGTGATCTATGTGCGCAATTACGGAGAAGCGGGGGCAATCGACTTTTTCGGCAAGAAATATGGTCTGCCGCCGACGCTTTGCGGCCACAACAGTTACTGGTACTGGAAACCGGACACTGTAACCTTTGCTGTCGCGATCGTATTCGGTGCTGCGCGGAGCCTGGAGGCTAATCTCACCGATCTGCAGGGGCCCGGCCGCTTCGAACAGGCCGAGCTGGCGGCCACGACTTGCAGCCACTATGCCATGCCATACGAGAACAACCGGCAGATTTTCCTCTGCCGGCGTCCGCACTTTACCTTTGAGCAGATCTGGCCACGGGAGAAAAATTTCATATAG
- a CDS encoding PhzF family phenazine biosynthesis protein encodes MKIPLYQVDAFSSAVFSGNPAAVCLLNEWLEDALLQAIAAENNLSETAFLVPDGEGCEIRWFTPVTEVALCGHATLASAYVQLVLRGWPEETIRFKTRKSGSLLISRRNDLLEMDFPARPPRAQATPAGLDTLLGVEPLQVFSSAEDLLVLVRDEQCVLTARPDFTALAEAEPHGIIITARGSRSDFVSRFFAPALGVPEDPVTGSAHCVLTPYWAEILGKKELHALQISKRGGELWCRDAGDRVRISGRAALFLEGFITI; translated from the coding sequence ATGAAAATTCCGCTGTATCAGGTCGACGCCTTTTCCTCGGCCGTTTTTTCCGGCAATCCTGCGGCCGTCTGCCTCCTCAACGAATGGCTCGAGGATGCTTTATTGCAAGCGATCGCCGCGGAGAACAACCTCTCCGAAACCGCTTTTCTCGTGCCGGATGGCGAAGGGTGCGAGATCCGCTGGTTCACACCCGTGACCGAAGTGGCCCTCTGCGGCCATGCGACCCTGGCGAGCGCTTACGTCCAGCTCGTCCTGCGTGGCTGGCCGGAGGAGACGATCCGCTTCAAAACCCGGAAAAGTGGATCCCTGCTCATCTCCCGGCGGAACGATCTGCTGGAAATGGACTTTCCGGCGCGCCCCCCTAGGGCCCAGGCCACACCCGCCGGGCTCGACACCCTTTTAGGCGTCGAGCCGCTCCAGGTCTTCTCCTCGGCGGAGGATCTGCTGGTTCTGGTGCGCGACGAACAATGTGTTCTCACAGCCCGTCCCGATTTTACGGCGCTGGCGGAGGCGGAGCCTCACGGCATCATCATCACCGCCCGCGGCAGCCGCAGCGATTTCGTCTCGCGCTTTTTCGCCCCGGCGCTGGGCGTGCCGGAGGACCCGGTAACCGGCTCCGCCCACTGCGTCCTGACGCCCTACTGGGCGGAAATCCTCGGTAAAAAAGAACTGCACGCCCTGCAGATCTCCAAACGAGGCGGTGAACTTTGGTGCCGGGATGCAGGCGATCGCGTCCGGATTTCCGGAAGAGCGGCGCTTTTCCTGGAAGGTTTTATCACGATTTGA
- a CDS encoding CotH kinase family protein, with protein MGILIDYRGVLGRTALLLILCCAAASDAAGLCINEFMATNVLAWSNADGAYEDWIEIYNPDSTPVDLAGYYLSDRLQSAAPWRIPTGQPARTVLPAGGFRLFYADGRPELGADHLGFKLDKEGEQIILLKPDGVKLADSVSYPVQFRDISFSRSPDGSAAWVYTPNYTPGTANRTGYALYALPPAAAPEAGFYPGSLSITLNPARAGDRIHYTLDGSEPSERSALYAQPFTVTQTAILRARTVNPGQLPSTIASRTFFIGREHALPVLALMTDPANLYDPATGIYVNDFDGRAWERFAELEFFQGEALQVHQECGIRIQGNTGPKDYRKKSFRAYFRPGYGRAALAYPLFPRDSVQAFTRLVLRSGYDDSLEPTTEGDNAGGTLLRDPLVTELWRRTGCLTPLDRFAVLYLNTGFHGIYDLKQSIDETFVMDHLGWNDVDLMRTRWDSTELVYGSREEWRKLVAFFEKNTFESDARVAEAASLLDLDNFFTLQGLVHGAEYKSWGYGVFMFRNKTPGAVWQWTIWDADRAWTELNWNGFTSPYGPLGIQFDNLITKKLLQNQALKIRYITRLCDLLNTVFVPETVNGIIDSMAAEIAPEIPAEVAKWNNTVAKWEANVAAMKDFANRRPAIVRQQMQAYFKLAGPAALTVAVEAGRGRIRVNSVTINHFPWSGNYFINLPVTVTALAAPGFRFAGWSDPALPQQESITLTLNGDRAVAARFVPLGAVNAELIAPARIPSGQILPVVVRIRDEKWGIDPVEQTPIRLGFSGIRSDTTIQIKRGAGTARVRIGGSSGFILTAGNDHLPEAQKPMQISANPVQRLSGTLPPGEILWDNSADRLITGDLTVPAGCRLVIKPGTWVLLQKYRNIYVQGEVTVEGTMEDPVVITSEKWDEPWGGMEFTKGKARFAWCFVLNGGGDASKGYPTNDGWHTGHQHLFFGKDNTEFTFDNCFFLYSPGKVFGAQESKVTVTRSVSAFVWLGGEFHHTLLFYKDSHLLNLPNDDHIFTEDIDTDGFHIDYLHPDYPQYSVIDRCWFVTGKDDAIDHHGARLRITNCWLEDFIHEGVAASGGDTVRIFNTVALHNDQGFEAGWTDSGISKGPFVFVDHCAAVGNNVGLRIGDSYTWTYKDFMQVTNSVLYDNRDNIWNYLLSTKAPLAGALEISYSMTNDAEYDASAGCITGIPQFDSFYYLLPGSPGSGMGTGGSAMGRADSTVLTTGPVVINEIMHKAPADRNSGDWIELYNPQPLPQDISGWRLSDDNLSHRFRIPDGSVIPALGYWLLCADTTAFKKYHPGVQHYCGNVGFGLGSNDQVRLYTAWGGRVDSVAYASTAPWPGQTDGDGYSLELIDPAGNHSWAANWARSASYGGSPGRANRTTGLGTTPEMATPLQLALSQNYPNPFNAVTQIVYTIPQPGRVDLAVYNLRGQRVREVVREMIPQAGEYRTVFDAAGLASGLYFYRLEFSGSAGFRQTLTRKLVLMK; from the coding sequence ATGGGTATTCTCATCGACTACAGGGGTGTGCTGGGGCGGACGGCCCTTTTACTGATCCTATGCTGTGCGGCCGCGAGCGACGCCGCCGGCCTCTGCATCAACGAATTCATGGCCACCAATGTGCTGGCCTGGAGCAATGCCGACGGCGCCTATGAGGACTGGATCGAGATCTATAATCCCGACAGCACGCCCGTCGATCTCGCCGGCTATTACCTCAGTGATCGACTGCAGTCGGCCGCACCGTGGCGGATCCCCACCGGCCAGCCCGCCCGGACGGTGCTTCCCGCCGGCGGTTTCCGGCTCTTTTATGCCGACGGCAGGCCGGAACTCGGCGCCGATCACCTGGGTTTTAAACTGGACAAGGAGGGGGAACAGATCATCCTGCTGAAACCTGACGGCGTGAAACTCGCCGACAGCGTCTCCTATCCCGTCCAGTTCCGCGACATCTCATTCAGCCGTTCTCCCGATGGGAGCGCCGCCTGGGTCTACACGCCGAATTATACGCCTGGGACCGCCAATCGGACCGGTTATGCGCTCTATGCGCTGCCGCCGGCCGCCGCGCCGGAAGCCGGCTTTTACCCGGGCAGTCTGAGCATCACCCTGAATCCGGCCCGAGCCGGCGACCGCATCCACTACACCCTGGACGGCAGCGAGCCCTCGGAGCGCTCAGCCCTCTATGCCCAACCCTTCACCGTTACCCAGACCGCGATCCTGCGGGCGCGGACCGTCAATCCCGGCCAACTGCCCAGCACGATCGCCAGCCGCACCTTTTTTATCGGCAGGGAGCACGCGCTGCCGGTGCTCGCCCTGATGACCGATCCCGCCAACCTCTACGATCCCGCCACGGGCATCTACGTCAACGACTTTGACGGCCGCGCGTGGGAACGCTTCGCCGAGCTGGAGTTCTTCCAGGGAGAAGCTCTGCAGGTACATCAAGAGTGTGGCATCCGCATTCAGGGCAATACCGGTCCGAAGGATTACCGGAAAAAGTCCTTCAGAGCGTATTTCCGTCCGGGCTACGGCAGGGCCGCCCTGGCTTATCCCCTTTTCCCACGCGACTCTGTGCAGGCATTCACCCGCCTTGTGCTCCGTTCCGGTTATGACGACAGCCTCGAACCCACCACCGAGGGGGATAACGCCGGCGGCACCCTGCTGCGCGATCCCCTGGTGACCGAACTGTGGCGCCGTACTGGCTGCCTCACCCCGCTGGACCGCTTTGCCGTCCTCTACCTCAACACCGGATTTCATGGGATCTATGATCTAAAGCAGAGCATCGACGAGACCTTTGTGATGGATCATCTGGGCTGGAACGACGTCGATCTGATGCGCACCCGCTGGGACTCCACCGAATTGGTCTACGGTTCGCGGGAGGAATGGCGCAAGCTGGTCGCTTTTTTCGAAAAGAATACCTTCGAGAGCGACGCCAGGGTGGCCGAGGCCGCCAGCCTCCTGGACCTGGATAATTTTTTCACCCTGCAAGGCCTCGTCCACGGGGCTGAATATAAAAGCTGGGGCTACGGTGTCTTTATGTTCCGCAATAAAACGCCGGGTGCGGTCTGGCAATGGACCATCTGGGATGCCGACCGCGCTTGGACCGAGCTTAACTGGAACGGTTTCACCAGTCCCTATGGGCCCCTGGGCATTCAGTTCGATAACCTGATCACCAAAAAGCTCCTGCAAAATCAGGCCCTCAAGATACGCTACATCACCCGTCTCTGCGACCTCCTCAACACCGTGTTTGTCCCCGAGACTGTAAATGGAATCATTGACTCCATGGCTGCGGAGATCGCCCCCGAGATTCCGGCGGAGGTCGCCAAATGGAACAACACCGTGGCTAAATGGGAGGCGAATGTCGCTGCGATGAAGGATTTCGCGAACCGGCGCCCCGCCATCGTTCGCCAGCAGATGCAGGCCTATTTCAAACTGGCCGGGCCCGCCGCTCTGACCGTTGCCGTCGAGGCCGGTCGCGGCCGCATCCGCGTCAATTCGGTCACGATAAACCACTTCCCATGGTCAGGCAACTATTTCATCAACCTCCCGGTTACCGTGACCGCCCTCGCGGCACCGGGTTTCCGCTTCGCCGGCTGGTCGGATCCTGCCCTGCCGCAGCAGGAGAGCATCACCCTGACCCTGAACGGCGACCGGGCTGTGGCGGCGCGCTTTGTCCCGCTCGGTGCGGTCAACGCCGAGCTGATCGCTCCGGCCCGCATCCCCTCCGGACAGATCCTCCCGGTCGTCGTGCGCATCCGCGATGAGAAGTGGGGGATCGATCCCGTCGAACAGACTCCGATCCGGCTCGGATTCAGCGGCATCCGCAGCGACACGACGATCCAGATCAAGCGCGGCGCCGGAACGGCGCGGGTGCGCATCGGCGGCAGCAGCGGTTTCATCCTCACCGCGGGAAACGATCACCTCCCGGAAGCTCAGAAGCCGATGCAGATTTCGGCCAACCCGGTCCAGCGCCTTTCCGGCACGCTGCCCCCTGGCGAAATCCTCTGGGATAACAGCGCCGACCGCCTCATCACCGGCGATCTGACCGTCCCTGCCGGCTGCCGCCTGGTAATCAAGCCGGGCACCTGGGTCCTGCTGCAAAAATACCGGAATATCTATGTACAGGGCGAGGTGACTGTAGAGGGAACCATGGAGGACCCCGTGGTCATCACCTCCGAGAAATGGGACGAACCCTGGGGCGGCATGGAGTTCACCAAGGGCAAAGCCCGATTCGCCTGGTGCTTTGTCCTAAATGGCGGCGGCGATGCCTCCAAAGGGTACCCGACCAACGACGGCTGGCATACCGGTCATCAGCATCTCTTTTTCGGCAAGGATAACACCGAGTTCACCTTCGACAACTGTTTCTTCCTCTACTCTCCAGGCAAGGTGTTCGGCGCGCAGGAGAGCAAGGTGACCGTCACCCGATCGGTCTCCGCCTTTGTCTGGCTCGGCGGCGAGTTCCATCACACCCTGCTCTTTTATAAGGACAGTCATCTCCTCAATCTGCCGAATGACGACCATATCTTCACTGAGGACATCGATACCGACGGTTTTCACATCGATTATCTCCACCCCGACTATCCCCAATATTCGGTGATCGACCGCTGCTGGTTCGTCACCGGCAAGGATGACGCCATCGATCACCACGGCGCACGCCTGCGCATCACCAATTGCTGGCTCGAGGATTTCATCCATGAGGGCGTTGCCGCATCCGGCGGCGACACCGTGCGGATTTTCAACACGGTCGCCCTGCACAACGATCAGGGTTTCGAGGCCGGCTGGACCGACTCCGGCATCAGCAAGGGGCCGTTCGTATTCGTCGATCACTGCGCCGCCGTCGGCAATAACGTCGGCTTACGCATCGGCGACAGCTACACCTGGACCTACAAGGATTTCATGCAGGTCACCAACTCCGTGCTATATGACAATCGGGATAACATCTGGAATTACCTCCTCAGCACCAAGGCCCCGCTGGCCGGGGCGCTGGAGATCTCGTATTCGATGACCAACGACGCTGAATATGATGCCTCGGCGGGGTGCATCACCGGCATCCCGCAGTTCGATTCTTTCTATTACCTGCTGCCCGGCTCGCCCGGGAGCGGCATGGGCACCGGCGGCAGCGCCATGGGGCGGGCGGATTCGACCGTGTTGACCACAGGTCCGGTGGTCATCAACGAAATCATGCACAAGGCGCCGGCCGATAGAAACTCCGGAGACTGGATCGAGTTGTACAATCCCCAGCCCCTGCCGCAGGATATCTCGGGATGGCGCCTGAGTGATGACAATTTGTCGCACCGATTTCGTATACCGGATGGCAGCGTCATTCCGGCGCTGGGCTACTGGCTGCTGTGCGCGGATACCACCGCGTTTAAAAAATATCATCCCGGGGTGCAGCATTACTGCGGCAACGTCGGATTTGGATTGGGCAGTAACGACCAGGTGCGCTTGTACACCGCCTGGGGCGGACGCGTTGACAGCGTCGCCTATGCCAGCACCGCTCCCTGGCCGGGGCAGACCGATGGGGATGGCTACAGTCTCGAGCTGATCGATCCGGCTGGGAATCACAGTTGGGCTGCAAACTGGGCCCGCTCGGCTTCCTACGGCGGTTCGCCGGGGCGGGCGAACCGCACAACGGGGTTGGGCACCACTCCGGAGATGGCGACGCCGCTGCAGCTGGCGCTCAGTCAGAATTATCCCAACCCCTTCAATGCGGTGACGCAGATCGTTTACACGATTCCACAGCCCGGCCGGGTTGATCTGGCTGTCTACAATCTCCGCGGCCAGCGGGTACGCGAGGTGGTTCGCGAGATGATTCCGCAAGCCGGAGAGTACAGGACGGTTTTTGATGCCGCCGGTCTGGCCAGCGGGCTCTACTTCTACCGGCTCGAATTCAGCGGCAGTGCCGGCTTTCGGCAAACGTTGACGCGCAAGTTGGTGCTGATGAAATAA
- a CDS encoding cellulase family glycosylhydrolase, with translation MRSLKHFILILVTLLFAVLLQAQERRPWYQDAPFQPPKINPKLKVLPRIQVRGNHFVDPQGQTVLFRGMAISDPDKIERQGRWNKAHFEKVKEMGPNVVRIPVHPVAWRERTPEKYLQLLDQAVEWCTDLGMYVMIDWHSIGNLQTEVFQDPMYITTKAETYEFWRTISRHFAGNNTVAFYELFNEPTTYRGQLGPCSWADWRKLVETMITIIRAHDREGIPLVSGFDWAYDLTPLREEPIAAENIGYTTHPYPFKRSEPWTPKWEEDFGFAAGQYPVVATEFGYFENPRMPGDNPSHYGNEILGYLEGKGMSWVVWVFDPEWGPSLLKSWNYDLTNGGEFFKKALQGNLEVQKRKP, from the coding sequence ATGAGAAGCCTAAAACATTTTATCCTGATCCTCGTCACCCTTTTATTTGCTGTTTTGCTGCAGGCCCAGGAGCGCCGTCCCTGGTACCAGGATGCTCCATTCCAGCCGCCCAAGATCAATCCCAAGCTGAAGGTGCTGCCGCGCATCCAGGTACGGGGCAATCATTTCGTTGACCCCCAGGGCCAAACGGTCCTGTTCCGCGGCATGGCCATTTCCGATCCGGACAAGATCGAGCGTCAGGGCCGCTGGAACAAGGCCCATTTTGAGAAGGTGAAGGAAATGGGGCCCAACGTTGTCCGCATCCCGGTCCACCCGGTCGCCTGGCGCGAACGCACACCGGAAAAGTATCTCCAACTGCTCGATCAGGCAGTGGAGTGGTGCACCGATCTGGGGATGTATGTGATGATCGACTGGCACTCCATCGGCAATCTACAGACCGAGGTCTTTCAGGACCCGATGTACATCACCACCAAGGCGGAGACCTATGAATTCTGGCGCACGATCTCCCGCCACTTCGCCGGCAACAATACCGTGGCCTTTTACGAACTTTTCAATGAGCCCACCACTTATCGCGGGCAATTGGGCCCCTGCTCATGGGCCGACTGGAGAAAACTGGTCGAGACGATGATCACCATCATCCGTGCCCACGACCGCGAGGGGATCCCCCTGGTCAGCGGCTTTGACTGGGCGTATGACTTGACCCCACTGCGCGAGGAACCGATTGCGGCGGAGAATATCGGCTATACCACCCATCCCTATCCCTTCAAAAGATCCGAGCCGTGGACACCGAAGTGGGAAGAGGATTTCGGTTTCGCCGCCGGCCAGTATCCGGTGGTTGCTACCGAATTTGGCTATTTTGAAAATCCCCGCATGCCGGGCGATAATCCCTCCCACTACGGCAACGAGATTCTCGGCTATCTGGAGGGCAAGGGGATGAGCTGGGTGGTCTGGGTTTTCGATCCCGAATGGGGCCCTTCCCTGCTCAAGAGCTGGAATTACGATCTCACCAATGGCGGTGAGTTTTTTAAGAAGGCCTTGCAGGGCAACCTCGAGGTGCAGAAGCGGAAGCCGTAA
- a CDS encoding M28 family peptidase, whose protein sequence is MKRRWYTILLVLISAGPTLAQPQRPAEVWPSRPAPTRLEVPLTLRPAGTTSFIQALVDGVSGDSLLQTIRDLQDFGTRYEYTPQRDQAAAYLIGRFRAMGYEPESDWYATGINTFTALAADSAGALWAVDTGGNIVRSSDHGTTWKLLSRIDGVSLQGITLLSDSEAWVCGTAAALLHTRDGGLTWSPTAAAGASTFYDIALLPSGAVLACGWNGILFRKEKENTFWNPVPSGTSASLMRLRVLDEAHVWCCGASGTLLFSEDGGRTWRSQRLDSSSYIYALFFISPSEGWAAGSDGLLLHTLDGGEHWARIETDLPASLTLRDLYMSDPLHGRLVTNNGKIITTQDGGWTWREELSLLNLGWGPNLRRIIRLQDGMLVACGSQNVLMLKEEGNGWGSRTNRLPEGMIHTSRNILAVRKGTATPEKEVVLVAHYDSYSDDRENHSPGANDNGSGTSAVVEAARQCREYNFGATLKFLLVSGEELGMYGSTHYVRQALAEERTILAAVNGDMIGYPLTGDPARLVVASYLSRSDLVDSALVYNHRYGIGARLQAIVDSTGASDYGPFGAAGYRSLDIAEGTAEEIWGGLDPYYHKTTDTADKVSTEMIRTGARIMLATAAEAAGVTGRTGISGKPAAPPQNFTLEQNYPNPFNSATRIDFSLPAPANVRLTIYSLRGEEVATLLARHLEPGRHSVRWDGAGWPSGIYFCRLVAEGWYAEKRLMLIR, encoded by the coding sequence ATGAAGCGCAGATGGTACACAATCCTCCTGGTATTGATTTCAGCGGGCCCCACTCTGGCCCAGCCGCAGCGGCCCGCTGAGGTTTGGCCGTCTCGGCCGGCCCCGACACGGCTCGAAGTCCCGCTGACCCTCCGGCCAGCCGGCACCACTTCTTTTATTCAGGCGTTGGTGGATGGCGTTTCCGGCGATTCGCTGCTGCAGACCATCCGCGACCTCCAGGATTTTGGCACCCGCTATGAGTATACGCCGCAGCGCGACCAGGCTGCGGCGTACCTCATCGGCCGCTTTCGTGCAATGGGGTATGAGCCCGAGTCCGACTGGTACGCTACCGGGATCAACACCTTCACCGCTCTGGCGGCTGACTCCGCCGGCGCCCTTTGGGCAGTCGATACCGGCGGAAATATCGTTCGCAGTAGTGACCATGGAACCACCTGGAAATTGCTGTCCCGGATCGATGGAGTCTCGCTGCAGGGCATCACCCTGCTCTCCGATTCAGAGGCTTGGGTCTGCGGCACGGCCGCGGCTTTGCTGCACACCCGCGATGGCGGCTTGACCTGGAGCCCCACTGCCGCGGCCGGAGCCTCGACGTTTTATGACATTGCGCTCCTGCCCTCGGGCGCGGTTCTCGCTTGCGGCTGGAACGGCATCCTCTTCCGCAAAGAGAAAGAGAACACGTTCTGGAATCCGGTCCCCTCCGGCACCAGCGCCAGCCTGATGCGACTGAGGGTCCTCGACGAAGCCCATGTCTGGTGCTGCGGCGCCTCCGGAACGCTCCTCTTTTCGGAGGATGGCGGCAGGACCTGGCGATCGCAGCGGCTCGATAGTTCCTCCTATATCTACGCGCTCTTCTTTATCTCGCCATCGGAGGGATGGGCAGCGGGATCGGACGGCCTGCTGCTCCACACCCTCGATGGCGGCGAGCACTGGGCTCGCATCGAGACAGATCTGCCGGCATCCCTCACCCTGCGGGATCTTTATATGTCCGATCCGTTGCACGGCCGGCTGGTCACCAACAATGGGAAAATAATCACCACTCAGGACGGCGGCTGGACTTGGCGGGAGGAACTCTCCCTCCTCAATCTGGGGTGGGGTCCCAATCTGCGCCGGATCATCCGCCTGCAGGATGGAATGCTGGTTGCCTGCGGTTCACAAAATGTCCTGATGCTCAAGGAGGAGGGAAACGGGTGGGGCTCCCGCACCAACCGCTTGCCGGAGGGGATGATTCATACCTCACGCAACATCCTCGCCGTCCGCAAGGGCACAGCCACTCCGGAGAAGGAGGTGGTGCTGGTGGCTCACTATGATTCCTACAGCGATGACCGCGAGAACCATTCGCCAGGCGCCAACGACAACGGATCCGGAACGAGCGCGGTGGTCGAAGCGGCGCGACAGTGCAGGGAGTACAATTTCGGCGCGACCCTCAAGTTCCTGCTGGTCTCGGGCGAAGAGCTGGGGATGTACGGCAGCACCCACTATGTGCGCCAGGCCCTGGCGGAAGAACGTACCATCCTCGCGGCGGTCAACGGCGACATGATCGGCTATCCGTTGACTGGCGATCCCGCGCGGCTGGTCGTCGCCAGCTATCTTTCCCGCAGTGACCTGGTCGATTCAGCGCTGGTCTACAACCACCGCTATGGCATCGGCGCGCGTTTGCAGGCAATCGTTGACTCGACCGGCGCCAGCGACTACGGCCCCTTTGGTGCCGCGGGTTACCGGTCCCTCGATATCGCGGAAGGCACTGCGGAGGAGATCTGGGGCGGACTCGATCCCTATTATCACAAGACGACCGATACCGCGGATAAGGTGTCCACGGAAATGATCCGGACCGGCGCGCGGATCATGCTGGCGACGGCGGCCGAAGCGGCCGGCGTGACCGGCCGCACCGGGATCTCCGGCAAGCCGGCCGCCCCACCGCAAAACTTCACCCTGGAACAGAATTATCCCAATCCCTTCAACTCGGCAACCCGAATCGATTTTTCATTGCCGGCTCCGGCCAACGTCCGTCTCACGATCTATTCTCTTCGTGGCGAGGAGGTGGCGACCCTGCTCGCCCGCCATCTCGAGCCCGGCCGCCATTCGGTCCGCTGGGATGGCGCCGGTTGGCCCAGCGGAATCTACTTCTGCCGGCTGGTAGCGGAAGGGTGGTATGCAGAAAAACGGCTGATGCTGATACGTTGA